GCCCAGCGGATCCGGACCCGCCCCGAGGCACGCCACCGCATCGAACACGCAGGGCTGATCCGCCCCGACCAGCTCCCGCGCATGGCCCGGCTCGGCGTCAGCGCGGTCGTCCAGCCGAACTTCCTGCGCTACTACGGCGACGACTACGCCTCGGTCATGGGCGGGGAACGGGCTCCCTGGATGTACCGGGGCCGGGCCTTCCTGGACCACGGCATCCCCCTGGTGGGCAGCTCGGACCGGCCCGTCGCCGACGGATCGCCCCTGCGCGCCGTCCAGTTCATGGCCGAACGCGCCTCCATCTCCGGCCAGCTCATCGGCCCGGACGAGGCCGTCACCGTCGACCAGGCCCTGCACGCGTACACCGTCGCCGCTGCCCGCGCCTGCCACTGGGAGGACCGCCTGGGCTCCCTCACCCCGGGCAAACACGCCGACCTGGTCGTCCTCGCCGACGACCCCCGGAGCGTCGACACCTCGCGCATCGGAGACATCGAGGTCGTGGAGACGTACGTGGGCGGACTCCCGAGCCGCCCGCGCGCCTGACCCCCGGTCCGGAACCGAGGAAGGAACCCCTTGACCACGGCCCCGCCGCGCCCCGCCGTGTCCCCGCACGCCCTTGCCGCACCGACGCCCACCGTGCGTACCGCCCGCCCGGAGGAGGCCGCCGCCCTCGCGGCCCTGTCTCGGCCGTTCGCGCACTCGGGGGCACTGCGCGCACGCCCCGTCTCCCTCTACGCCGCCCACGCGGCCGACTTCCTGGTGCTCCAGGCCCCCGACGGGGCTTTCGACGGCTGCGTGGGCCTGCGCGCCTACCCCGCGGACCCGGGGGAGGGCCGCGAACGCGCGGGCGTCGTCTACAACTTCTGCGTGGCCGCGCACCGGCAGGGGAGCGGAGCGGGCGCCCGGCTGTTACGCGCGGCGCTCGCCACCGCACGCGCCCAGTCGCTCGACGCCCTCTTCACGGCGACCACCGGAGGCGCCGTGCTCTTCCTCCGCCACGGCTTCACGCCCACGACCGCGCACCGTGCGCCACGGCCCTGGGCGGAGTCCCTGGACCCGCGGCGCGGGGCACGCGTCCTGGTCAGGACATGGTGACGGCGTCGGGCACCACGGTGGTGCCGGGGCTGGTCCCGGCCAGCACACTGCGCAGCACCGCGTGCGGCACGCGCCCGTCCACCACATGTGCCTTGCGTACCCCGCCGCGCACGGCCCGCAGACAGCCCTCCATCTTCGGCAGCATCCCGCTCGCCAGCCCCGGCAGCAGCCCGTCCAGCTCCCGGGCCGTCAGATGCCCGATGACCTCGGTGCTGCGCGGCCAGTCCGCATACAGCCCCTCGACGTCGGTGAGCACCACCAGCCGCTCGGCATCGAGCGCTACGGCGAGGGCGGCCGCCGCGAGATCGGCGTTCACGTTGTAGACCTGCCCGTCCGCGCCACGTGCCACGGGGGAGACGACGGGGATGTGGTCCTGCTCCAACAGGGCGCGCACGATGGCCGGATTGACGTCCACGACGTCACCGACGAGGCCGATGTCCACCGCCCTGCCGTCCACCCGGGCCGGCCGCCGCACGGCCGTCATCGTGTGCGCGTCCTCCCCGGTCAGACCCACCGCGAAGGGACCGTGGACGTTGATGTGACCGACCAGTTCCCGCTGCACGCGGCCCGTCAGCACCATGCGCACCACGTCCATGGTCTCGGGCGTGGTCACTCTCAGCCCCGCCTCGAAGCGGGTCTCCAGGCCGAGCCGGTCCAGCATCGCGCTGATCTGCGGCCCGCCGCCGTGCACGACGACCGGGCGCAGGCCCGCGTGCCACAACTCCACCACGTCCTGGGCGAAGGTCAGTTGAAGCCCGGGGTCCACCATGGCGTTGCCGCCGAACTTGACGACGACCACGCTGCCCCGCAGATCCTCGGGCCAGGGACGTGTCCCCGCGAGCGGATCCCCGTCACGGGCGGCTGTCACGGTCACGCTGACACTCCGTTTCATGGCGGGGCGGGACGGCGCCGGGCGAAGTCGTGCCGCAGATCACGCGCGAAGTCGATTAGCCAAGGCTAACCTTACCAAGGCCCCCGGTCGAAGCGCAGGAGTCAGAGGAGGGCCAGGAAAACTGCCGCTGACGCCCGCTCAGGCCGGGCAGTCAGCCCGCGTGGTGGCAGTACCCCAACGGATCATCAGATAGCCGGACCCGCCGATCTCCGCCACGGCGTAGCGAGAGTACGGCCAGGCGCTCCCCGCACTCTCCCGTTCGCTCACCAGCGCCCGGCACGCCTCGCCGGCGGCCAGATCCGCCCAGGACTCGACCTGCTCCTGGTTCCACTGCAAGTAATCCGACCAGACGTACATCACCGAGTCGTCGGGGTCGAAGCCCACTTTGATGTGCGCGTTGCCGAGCACCCGGTCGGTACCGAGTGTCCGGCGCATCCCGTTGGTACCCGTGATGATCCTTCGGGCGGTGGCGTCCGCGACCCGGATCTCCGCGCCGTCGGTACTGGGGATCATCGCCTGCCCCAGACCCTCCTCGTCGGGATGCCAGTCCTGCGCACCGCCCTCGCCCTGCCCTGTGCCGTCGTCGGCGGCCGACCGGCAGCCGGTGTCGGTCACGAAGTCGTCCTGCCAGGTCACCCGGGGCTCCCGGCCCTGCTCCTCCTTCACCATGACATACGTGCGGTACGGCAGGTCAGGGTGCAGCCGGAGGACGACGTCCCGCAGCGTCAGGCACAACGACCTGGCGATCCGCGTCTCCGCGTACAGCGTCCCCTGCTCGTCGGAGGCCAGCCGGTACGAGAAGTAGACCTCCCGGCGCGACGTGTGGAACCGTACGGTCCCCGGAGTGAAGTCGGCGCCCTCACCGAGCTCCTGCGCCTCGACGCCCTGGTCGTGCAGGACCGCGCGCGCCACCTCGTGCTCCCCCGCGCCTCGGGCGGCTCGTGCCCGGTCCCAGCTCGCCGCACTCGCCGCGCCGCCGCCCGCGGCCTGCCGCTCCGCCTTCTCGTCCCCCTGCGCGGTGCTCGCCGAAGCATGCCCGGATCCGCCGGAGACCGGCGATGACGCCGAGGACGCGGACAGGGGTGTGTGACGGTCACCCCCGGTGTCGCCGGGCAGCAGCGCCGCCACTCCTCCGGCCAGGCCGCCGACGACGCCTGCCGCGAGGGCAACGGCCGCCACCAGCCGCTTCCGGGAACGGCGGCTGTCCGACGGCAGCTGCCAGGCGGAGTCCTCCGGGGTCGGCACCTCCCAGGCGGCCGTGATCATGTCCGCCGCCGTCGCCGGTGACGCGGCCCCCGCCGCCTGAGTGACCTGAGACGCCAGGAGCACCGCACACTCCTGGGCGGCCTCGGCGGCCGACGGGCGGTCACCCGGCTCCTGGGCCAGCGCCTTCTCCACGATCCCGCGCAGGAGGACGGGGACGCCGTCCAGGTCGGCCTCGCCCGACATCACACGGAAGGCGACCACATCCGGCGCACCGGCCCCGAACGGCAGCCGTCCGGTGGCCGCATAGGCCACGAGCGCGCCCCACGCGAACACGTCACCCGCCGGACCCGCGCTGCCCTGACGGTACTGCTCGGGGCTGATCCAGCCGGGGGTGCCGGTCATGACCCCCGTCCGGGTGACACTGGTTCCGTCGGCGGCGTGCGCGATACCGAAGTCCAGCACCCGGGGGCCGGCGGGCGTGAGCAGGACGTTCTGCGGCTTCACGTCGCGGTGCACCACCCCCACGGCGTGAATGGCGGCCAGCGCCTGTGCGGTGGCGGCCGCGAACGCGTACGCGCTCCCCTCCGTGAGAGGCCCCTGCGCGAGCACGTGCTGGGTCAGGGTAGGCCCGGGCACGTATGCGGTGGCCAGCCACGGGGTCTCTGCGTCCGGATCGGCGGCCAGCAGCGGAACCACATGCGGTCCGGTGACACGGGACGACAGCTCCACCTCACGCCGGAAACGGGCCCTGAACTCCGGATCCTGGGCCTGCTCGGGGTGAATCACCTTGACCGCGACGCGCATTCCGTCGGAGGCGACACCGGCATGAACGGTGCCCATGCCGCCCGCGCCGAGACGGCCGATGATGCGGTAGGGGCCAATACGGGATGGGTCGCCCGGACGAGCCGGCCGAACTCTTCCGGAGCCGATTTCGCTCACGAACACTTCCTTGGAACAGTGGGATGAACGGGCAGACCGAGGTGTCGATCGCATCCGCCGGACGCCGGGTGGACGGGGGAGTTACTCACGACCGCCGCGCGACGAGCCCCGGCTGATGTGGCCGCTCGGAAAGCCGATGCGGCCGGTCGAAAAGCTCATGTGGCCGGTCAGAGAGCTGATGTGACCGCCCGAAACCTGATGTGGCCGGTCAGAAGGCTGATGTGGCCGGTCAGAAACCTGATGTGGCCGGTCAGAAAGCTGAGGTGGCCGGTCCTAAAGTGCCGCAGACCGGCGAACTGCGGTGCCCAGTCCTTCAGTTCGTCGACGATCGCAGGTTCGGTCCGGCACCGGGCCGCCGCTGCGGCACGCCATCCGTCCCCCGGGGTACCCGGCCCCGCACCATCCCGGTCATGGCGCCCAGCGCCCACTCGTCCTCGACACTGCCCCGTCGCATCGCGGTCCCCTCCCCGGCCGTCGACCTTGTGCGACGCGAGCCTATGCGGCTTTGCCCCCGGGGGCGGCCGGTTTGAAGGCTCTCCTGCCCCGGGAGCCAGGGCGCCCGCCCGACCTCCCGGGCTTCCGCGCCGGCTACTTCGTCCTGCGGTTCGCGGAGACGGCAGACTCTTTCCCCAGCACTTCGAGAGTCTCTTCCATTTCCCGGATCTTCCCGCGCAGTTGCACCAGTTCCTCGCGCTCCGCCACGGTCAGCGGGCCCGCCGTACCTGGGTCTCGCTCCGCCGCCGGACCTCGCCGGCCTGCTCGTCCCAGGTGTAGAAGCGGAAGCGCTTCTGGAGACGCTCGGTGAAAGACGGCCTCCGGCGTGCCGTGCCGCAGCGCCACCGCGCCCTCTCTCGCGGCCCGGCTCGCGCGCTCCTGGCGACAGAAGCGCGATCGCGGATCCCCGAGCACCTGCGGCGCAACCCGGTTGCCGGGGCGGTCTCGCGCACCGGCGCAGCGCACAAGTACGCCGACTTTGCGGCAACCGCGGGACCCGACCTGCCGTGGCGGTCCCGCAGCCCGGCGGGAGCGGTCGCGTGTGGCAAGAATGACCCCATGCACATTGTGATCGCGGGTGGACACGGAAAGATCGCGCGCCGGCTGACCCGGCTGCTCTCGGCGCGCGGCGACAACGTCACAGGGCTGATCCGCAACCCGGACCACGCCGACGACCTGCGCGCGGACGGTGCGGAACCGGTGGTGTGCGACCTGGAGCACGCCTCGGTGGACGAGGTGGCCGGCCACCTCGGCGGCGCCGACGCGGCACTGTTCGCCGCGGGCGCCGGACCGGGCAGCGGCGTGGCCCGCAAGCAGACGGTGGACCGGAACGCGGCCATCCTCCTCGCCGACGCGGCCGAGCGCGCCGGGGTGCGCCGCTTCCTGGTGATCTCCTCGATGGGCGCGGACAGCCCGCCGCCGCCCGGCACCGACCCGGTGTTCGCCGCCTACCTGAAGGCCAAGGGCGAGGCGGACGCCGACATCGCCTCCCGTCCGGGACTGGACTGGACGATTCTGCGCCCGGGGACGCTGACCGACGACCCCGGTAGCGGCCGCGTCACGCTCGCCGAGCACACCGGCCGCGGCCAAGTGCCGCGCGACGACGTGGCCGCGGTGCTCGCCGCCCTGCTCCACGAGCCCAGGACCGCCGGACGCATCCTCGAACTGATCAGCGGGACCACCCCGGTCGAGGAGGCGGTACGCGCCGTGGCCGGCGGCTGACGCCGCACTCCGCCTTCGCCCGGGTGCGGGTGACGACTCACACCCGGGCGCTGCAAGACACGCAGTGCAGCGACGCCGACACGGCGTTCCGCAAGCTGAGGGGCATCGCGGTGCGCCCAGCGGTACACCCTGCGAGCGCCAGTCGATCGGCTACGCCTTCGGGCACGTCGAGGCGATGTCGGAGAAGGGACACCTCGCGGAGGCCCGGGACAAGCTGGGAGTATGGACGTGAGCGACGAAGGAGGCCCGTCATGAAATCCGGAGCCCCTGATTATGACGCCTGGTACTCGCGCACACCCTCGCAGGCCGAGGGCGAGCGGGACGAGACGGGCGAGCGCACCGCAACGGAACGGCACCCGGACGTCCCCCGGAGCGAGCCATCCCAGGCCGAAGGCGAGCGGGGCGACGACGCCTAGCGCGCTCCGCTCGCTTGCGGGCCCTCGCCCCCTCGGTGCCGTCCTTGTTGCTCCCGGGTTCGGGGGCGACGATCACCTCCCGCCGGGCAGGGTCCTCGCGGCCCCAGACCCGGCAAACCGGGGGAATTCGGCGGGTGGAGGAGGTGAGTGAGCGGCCCCTGCCGGTTACCCGGGTGGCCCAGGATTCCGGATCCGATGAGGGAGAAGGGGCCATGACTCAAAGTACGAGCGCCCGGGACGTGGTGAAGGCCATCAAGGATGTCGACTTCCCCGCCGGCAAGGACGAGCTGATCGAAGCGGCGAGCCGGTCTGGCGCCGCGCCGGAGGTCGTCAAGGCGCTGCGCGGCATCCCGCCCGAGCAGTACGCCAACCGCGAGGAGGTGGCCCGGTCGGTCCGCGTGGATCCCGACTCCGACCTCGGGCTGAGCCCGGCACAGCGAGCCGAGCAAGCCCGGGAGGGCGGCAGGCCGGGACAGTCCCAGCATCTGCGCGAGGTGCCGAAACCGCCGGTCGAGGAGGAGCTGGACAGCTGACGGCCAGGCCGCCCGGTGCCGGTCGCGCCCCTCAGCGGGCGTGCCGCCCCCGCGCGGTCGGCGTCGCCGCCGGAGCCGAGCGGCCCGGCCGGGGCGACCTCCTCCGCGACCTACATGGTCACCGGGACCACTCCTTCAAGCCCCAGCGCCTGCACGCGGTCAGAGCTCAGGACCCCGCCGACCTACGGAAAACGCGGATTGCACGCAAAGGCGTCTGGTCCAGCGCGCGATCGGGCCCCGCCGCTGGGTGATCGAACGCCGCAGTCAGCCCAGTACTTCTGCGATCGGGGCGTCGGCGTCCACGTAGCGCACGAGCTTGCGGTTGGCGAATTCCACGATGCCCACGTCGCCGAGTTCGCGTCCGTAGCCGGAGCGCTTGATGCCGCCGAAGGGCAGCTCCGGTCGGGACGCGGTCGGGTGGTTGATCCATACCATGCCCGCCTCCAGCCGGTCCGCGACGCCGCGAGCACGTTCCGGGTCGGCGGCGAAGACCGCGCCGCCCAGGCCGTAGGGGGAGGTGTTGGCCAGTGCCACGGCCTCGTCCTCGTCGGCGACCCGGTAGACCGTGGCGACGGGGCCGAAGAGCTCTTCCCGGTAGGCCCGCATGTCCGGGGTGACGTCGGTGAGAAGGGTCGGCTCGACGAAGGCGCCCGGCAGGTCCGGCCGCCCGCCGCCCAGCACCACCGTCGCCCCCTTGTCCACCGCGTCACGAACCTGCTCCATCAGCAGTTCGGCGGCGGCCTCGGACGACAGCGGGCCGAGCGTGGTGGCGGGGTCGGCCGGATCGCCCGGTCGCACCGCGCTCATCCGGTCGCGCAGCCCGGTGACGAAGGCGTCGTAGACGTCGGCGAGGACGATGAAGCGCTTGGCCGCCACGCAGCACTGCCCGGTGTTGCCCATCCGGCCGAGGAACGCGGCGTACACGGTGCGCTCGAGGTTGTGATCGTCCAGCACGACGAAGGGATCACTGCCACCCAGCTCGAGGACGGACTTCTTGACATTGCGGCCGGCGATCTCGCCCAAGCTCATGCCCGCCCGCTCGCTCCCGGTGAGTGACGCCCCTTGCACTCGAGAGTCATCGATGATCTTCCCGACGTCTCTGCCCCGCACGAAAAGATTGGTGTAGACGCCGGTCGGCAGACCCGCATCAGTGAACAGCTGCTCGATTGCCAGTGCGGACTGGGGACAGCTACTCGCGTGCTTGAGCAGGATCGTGTTGCCGAGGACGAGGTTCGGACCCGCGAAGCGGACGACCTGGTACAGCGGGAAGTTCCACGGCATCACCCCGAGAAGGACGCCGAGCGGCTCGTTCACCAGCACGGCCGTGCCCTCGGGCACCGGCAGGGGGCGTTCTTCCAGCAGCTCGGGGCCGTGCTCGCCGTAGTAGGTGAGGATGTCGGACGCGAGGTCGACCTCCGCACGGCTCGAGTCGATCAGCTTGCCGACCTCAAGGGTCAGCAGCCGCGCCAGTTTCTCCTTGCGCTCCCTCATGAGCCGGCCGGCACGTTGCACGAAGGCCCCCCGGTCGGCGGTCGATCGGGCACGCCAGTCCGGAAAGCTACCGTGCGCCGCGTCGATCGCGCGCCCTACGTCCTCCGGGCTCAACGCCGGGAACTCCCGAACTCTTTCACCGGTGTACGGGTTGACCGTGGCGATGGGGCTTCCCTGGGCAGTGACATGGGCGTCCATGACGCCTCCCTGGAGTCGGGGCACCTCGGGTTTCCACGCCCGGAGCAGCTCACACGTGCTGATTCGTCCCATGCCACGGCAAGCTGCGGCACTCGAGTTCAACCTGGCCTGCGAGGCCTGAACACCACGGTGGACGGGGGCGTCAGGCTGTGTGTGGGTACTCGTCGTCACCGCCGTCCGTGCGCGGGCGCGGGCCGGGGCGGCGTGGCAGGCTTGCAGGGGATCCGCGCCGTTCGTCGCAACACATCAGCGAAGGAGGACGACGCATGGATGAGCAGGAATTCGTCCGTACCGTCGCCGAACGCACCGGACTGAGCCGGCAGGAGGCGAGGGACCTGACCTGGGCCACGCTCGAGACGCTGGCCCACAGGCTGAGCCAGGGGGAGGCCAGGGACCTGATCACCGAGCTTCCCGAGGGCCTCGCGGAGGCGGTGCGCCGGGGAACCACGGATCGCATCGAGCGCTTCGGCCACCACGACAGCGTGCAGCGCGTGGCCGAACGCACCATGCTCAAGGAGGAGGAAGCCGACCGGGGTGTGCGGACCGTACTGGCCGTGCTCCGCGAGGCGATCAGCGAGAAGGAGTTCAATGACCTGATGTCGCAGCTCGGAACGGACTTCTCCCAGGCCGTCGAATCCGCCGGGTGACCCCGGGCTTTCGACACGCCGCTCGTGTCACGGCGCCCGTGTCAGGGCGCCAGCGGCCTGAACGCCGATCTTCACGCTCGCCATGGCAGCGCGCCCGGCGCTGGTGCTGTGCGCCCCGGAGACCGGGGACTTGGCTCTGCCCGCCGCGGCCCAACAGCCCAGCACATTCGCCCCTGGCGGCCGCCAGGCGCCTTCACCTCCGTCCCCGTCCCCGTCCCCGTCTCCGTCTTCGCCATCCCCGGCCGCCCGGCCGCCGCCCTCCAGCACATGCGACCCGGCCGTCTGGGAGGCGCGGACCTGGGCACCCGGTGCGGGTGCGCGTGACACGGATCCGCGGCGGACGGGAGGCCCGAGATGTCTGCGGAATCGGCCAGAACGATTGCGCTCCCCTCCGGTGAGGAGATCGCGGCGCTCGGGCAGGGCACCTGGTACCTGGGCGAGGACCCGGCCCGGCGTGAACAGGAGATCGCCGCGCTCCGGCTGGGCGTGGACCTGGGCATGACGGTCGTCGACACGGCGGAGATGTACGGCGACGGCGCAGCCGAGGAACTCGTCGGGGAGGCCCTGCGCGGACGCCGGGAGGAGGTCTTCCTCGTCAGCAAGGTGCTGCCCGGCCACGCCGACCGGAAGGGCACCGTCGCCGCCTGCGAGGGCAGCCTGCGGCGGCTCGGTACGGAACAGCTGGACCTGTACCTGCTGCACTGGCGGGGACGGTGGCCACTCGAGGAGACCCTTGCGGGATTCGCCGACCTGATGGAGGCGGGGAAGATCCGTTACTGGGGCGTGAGCAATCTGGACGTGGCCGACATGACCGAGCTGACCACCCTCCCCGGTGGCGACGCCGTGGCCGTCGACCAGGTGCTGTACAACCTCTCCCGGCGCGGCATCGAATGGGACCTGCTCCCCTGGTGCCGCGAGGCCGAGGTGACGGTCATGGCCTACTCCCCGATCGAGCAGGGGCGGATCCTGGAGGCCGAGGCACTGGGTGCCGTGGCCCGGGCCCTCGGAGCGACTCCGGCCCAGGTGGCACTCGCCTGGGTGCTGGAACAGGGGGTGGCCGCGGTCCCGCGTTCCGGATCACCCGACCACGTCCGGGAGAACCGTGGCGCGGTGGACCTGCACCTTCCCACCGAGGCGCTCGACGCCCTCGACGAGGCGTTCCCGCCGCCCAGCGGTCCCACGCCCCTGGAGATGCTCTGAAGGAGTTGACAGGATGACGCGCCCACTCGTCGTCGGAATGGGAGGTTCGCTGCGCACCCCGTCGACCAGCCTCACCGCACTGTCTGTGGCGGTCGAGGGGGCGGCCGACGCGGGCGCCGGCACCGTGGTGATCGACCTCAAGCGGCTGGCTCTTCCGTTCTACACGTCCGAGCACGGGATCCCCGCGTCCGCCCGCCAGCTCGCGGACACGGTTCAGGCCGCCGACGCCCTGCTGTGGAGCAGCCCGACGTACCACGGGTCGGTCAGCGGCGCGTTCAAGAACGCGGTGGACTGGCTCGCCCTCCTCGCCGACCACGACCCGCCCTACCTCAGCAACAAACCCGTGGGGATGCTGACGACCGCCGGTGGAGTGCAGGGCCTGCAGGCGATCAACGCGATGGAGTTCATCGTGCGGTCGCTGCGCGGCTGGGCCGTGCCGCTGGTGTTCGCGGTCCCGCGGTCCTCCCGGATCTTCGACGGCGACGGACGCCTGACCGACCAGGCGGTCGCGGACCAATTGCGCGGCCTCGGCGCGGAGGTGACCAGGGCGGCCCTGCAGTTCCGGGCGGATGGCACGTGCGACTACGCGCAGGAGCGGGCGCCCGGGGCCGTCCGGGAGTGAGCCCGGGCACCGGGGCCGTCCGGGACTGAGCCCGGGCCCGGCCTCGTCACGCAGCGGGCGCCGGGGGCCGTGCTTCCTCAGGGACCGGTCCGCTCCACGGGCCGGTGCTCGCCGCGCGCCCCGGAGCGCCCGGGTGGGAAGTGCGGCAGCACGTGTTCGGCCAGTTCGTCGATCACTTCGGCGACCGGACGGCGGCTGTGCTTGAAGTTGATCATCAGCTGGTCGATGCCGATGTCCTGCCAGGCGCGCATCATCGCCAGGAACGACACCCGGCCCACCGAGAAGCCCTGGTGGATGCGCCGGGGCAGGGCCAGCGGGTCCTCGGCCAGATCCAGATACGTGGCCTGCGCGTACGGCTTGAACCCATCGCCGTCGCCCCGGGTCAGCTCCCGCCACCGCTCGATGTTCTCGGCCTGCTGCTCGAGAGGCGGGGTGTAGTACAGCCAGCCGTCCGTGTGGTCGGCGATCCACCGGACGTCCTGCCGGCCGCGCCCCGTCATCAGTACCGGGATCCGCCGGTAGACCGGCTTGGGCAGCAGATCGGTGCCGTGCATCCGGCCGAGCGGCGACTCCACGCGCGGGAAACGGTGCTCGAGGACGACACGGAAGTACTCCAGCGACTGCCGGAACCTCTCCGCCCGGCCGCCCGGGTCCTGACCGAAGGCCGGGAACTCCACGGGCCGGTCACCGGTGGCCGCCCCGAGCAGGAGCCGTCCGCCTGACAGCTGGTCCACCGAGGCAGCCGCCTTGGCGGTGTGCAAGGGATGACGCAACGGCATGACGATGCTGGCGGTCCCCAGGGTGATCGAGGTGGTGCGGGCACTGAGCAGCCCCAGGTACACCCACGGGTCGAAGACCTGTCCGGTGTCCCCGAAGCTCGGGTCCAGCAGTGGCACGTCACGGACCCACACCGAGGCGAAGCCGGCCCGCTCGGCCTGCTGGATCCGCTCGATGTGCCCGGCCAGGGACGGCACGGGCCCTTCGAAGCCCTCCAGGGGCGTGATCGCGCCAACGGTCATCCTGCCGCCGGGATACGCCCTGGCCATGGCCGCGTGCTCGGGGAACGGCCGCTGTGCCTCGCCTTGGACGTCCACGGGGCCGTCGGCTGAGGGAACTGTCGGTTGTGTCATGCGATCCTCCGGCGAATCGGGCGTGTCAGGGTCCGTATCAGTGCGCTGCGCCGTGCTGGGGTGCGTCGTCCCAGGGCCCGTGACGCCCGCCGAGGGCAGATCCGTGACGGCCCGGCGATTCCCGAACTCGCCTCGACCAGCGATCACCGTTACTCCTGCTGTTCCGAGCGAGTTCCAGGAACTCGTGGAGCAGGTCGCGGCTGACCGGGCGCCTCATCCGTCGACACGTGCATGGGCGGCACGAACCGCGGCAAGGATGGTCCGGGGGTTGGCCGGCACCGCGACGCCCTCGACCGCCACGGTCGGCGTTCCACCCACCCCCCGCTGGATGGCTGTCGCCGTCACGTAGGAGCTCCAGTCCAGGTAGACGCCCTGCCGGACGCACCCGGCGAACGAGCTGTCCGCCAGTCCCACCGCCTGGCCGAGCTGGATCAGTTCGTCGTCCGACAGGCCCGGCCCGCCCTCGGGGGGCTGGTTGGCGAACAGCGCGTAGAGGTACTCCGTGAAGTGGCCGCCATCGGACGCGCAGCCTGAGGCCGCCGAGGCGCGGGAGGAGTACCGGGTGGTGGACAGACCGTCGAGAAAGCCCATCGGGTGATAGACGAGACTGATCGCCTCGTTCGCCACCAGCTCGTCGAGGAGCGGCCCGCTCCTCTCCTCGAACTGCTTGCAGTACGGGCACAGAAAGTCGATGAAGGCATCCACCTGTACCGAGCCGGTTCCGACGACGATGCCGTCCCCGCTCGGCGAGGCACCGGCCGGAACGCGGGAGGGCAAACTGATGTGGGGCGCCTGAGTACTCATGCCGGGTCCTCCGTCGTAAAAGTCGATGGAATTCGCGTCACGTCGATCGAACTCGCGTCACGCCGACGGAATTCGCATCACGCCGATGGATTTCGCGTGACGTCGATCGAATTCGCGTCATGACACGCGACAGGAACGGCAAGCCGGCCACAGGCCTCGTGAGCACGGCCGGTCCCTTCCCCCTCGATGATGGCGCCGACCTCGTCGGCCATGGCTCCTCTAGCCCGGGGCGCCGACG
The Streptomyces tuirus genome window above contains:
- a CDS encoding aldo/keto reductase, with translation MSAESARTIALPSGEEIAALGQGTWYLGEDPARREQEIAALRLGVDLGMTVVDTAEMYGDGAAEELVGEALRGRREEVFLVSKVLPGHADRKGTVAACEGSLRRLGTEQLDLYLLHWRGRWPLEETLAGFADLMEAGKIRYWGVSNLDVADMTELTTLPGGDAVAVDQVLYNLSRRGIEWDLLPWCREAEVTVMAYSPIEQGRILEAEALGAVARALGATPAQVALAWVLEQGVAAVPRSGSPDHVRENRGAVDLHLPTEALDALDEAFPPPSGPTPLEML
- a CDS encoding serine/threonine-protein kinase; amino-acid sequence: MRSTPRSARSSHCSKEVFVSEIGSGRVRPARPGDPSRIGPYRIIGRLGAGGMGTVHAGVASDGMRVAVKVIHPEQAQDPEFRARFRREVELSSRVTGPHVVPLLAADPDAETPWLATAYVPGPTLTQHVLAQGPLTEGSAYAFAAATAQALAAIHAVGVVHRDVKPQNVLLTPAGPRVLDFGIAHAADGTSVTRTGVMTGTPGWISPEQYRQGSAGPAGDVFAWGALVAYAATGRLPFGAGAPDVVAFRVMSGEADLDGVPVLLRGIVEKALAQEPGDRPSAAEAAQECAVLLASQVTQAAGAASPATAADMITAAWEVPTPEDSAWQLPSDSRRSRKRLVAAVALAAGVVGGLAGGVAALLPGDTGGDRHTPLSASSASSPVSGGSGHASASTAQGDEKAERQAAGGGAASAASWDRARAARGAGEHEVARAVLHDQGVEAQELGEGADFTPGTVRFHTSRREVYFSYRLASDEQGTLYAETRIARSLCLTLRDVVLRLHPDLPYRTYVMVKEEQGREPRVTWQDDFVTDTGCRSAADDGTGQGEGGAQDWHPDEEGLGQAMIPSTDGAEIRVADATARRIITGTNGMRRTLGTDRVLGNAHIKVGFDPDDSVMYVWSDYLQWNQEQVESWADLAAGEACRALVSERESAGSAWPYSRYAVAEIGGSGYLMIRWGTATTRADCPA
- the argB gene encoding acetylglutamate kinase, with translation MKRSVSVTVTAARDGDPLAGTRPWPEDLRGSVVVVKFGGNAMVDPGLQLTFAQDVVELWHAGLRPVVVHGGGPQISAMLDRLGLETRFEAGLRVTTPETMDVVRMVLTGRVQRELVGHINVHGPFAVGLTGEDAHTMTAVRRPARVDGRAVDIGLVGDVVDVNPAIVRALLEQDHIPVVSPVARGADGQVYNVNADLAAAALAVALDAERLVVLTDVEGLYADWPRSTEVIGHLTARELDGLLPGLASGMLPKMEGCLRAVRGGVRKAHVVDGRVPHAVLRSVLAGTSPGTTVVPDAVTMS
- a CDS encoding DUF2267 domain-containing protein: MDEQEFVRTVAERTGLSRQEARDLTWATLETLAHRLSQGEARDLITELPEGLAEAVRRGTTDRIERFGHHDSVQRVAERTMLKEEEADRGVRTVLAVLREAISEKEFNDLMSQLGTDFSQAVESAG
- a CDS encoding NAD-dependent succinate-semialdehyde dehydrogenase produces the protein MDAHVTAQGSPIATVNPYTGERVREFPALSPEDVGRAIDAAHGSFPDWRARSTADRGAFVQRAGRLMRERKEKLARLLTLEVGKLIDSSRAEVDLASDILTYYGEHGPELLEERPLPVPEGTAVLVNEPLGVLLGVMPWNFPLYQVVRFAGPNLVLGNTILLKHASSCPQSALAIEQLFTDAGLPTGVYTNLFVRGRDVGKIIDDSRVQGASLTGSERAGMSLGEIAGRNVKKSVLELGGSDPFVVLDDHNLERTVYAAFLGRMGNTGQCCVAAKRFIVLADVYDAFVTGLRDRMSAVRPGDPADPATTLGPLSSEAAAELLMEQVRDAVDKGATVVLGGGRPDLPGAFVEPTLLTDVTPDMRAYREELFGPVATVYRVADEDEAVALANTSPYGLGGAVFAADPERARGVADRLEAGMVWINHPTASRPELPFGGIKRSGYGRELGDVGIVEFANRKLVRYVDADAPIAEVLG
- a CDS encoding DUF2795 domain-containing protein is translated as MTQSTSARDVVKAIKDVDFPAGKDELIEAASRSGAAPEVVKALRGIPPEQYANREEVARSVRVDPDSDLGLSPAQRAEQAREGGRPGQSQHLREVPKPPVEEELDS
- a CDS encoding GNAT family N-acetyltransferase, which encodes MTTAPPRPAVSPHALAAPTPTVRTARPEEAAALAALSRPFAHSGALRARPVSLYAAHAADFLVLQAPDGAFDGCVGLRAYPADPGEGRERAGVVYNFCVAAHRQGSGAGARLLRAALATARAQSLDALFTATTGGAVLFLRHGFTPTTAHRAPRPWAESLDPRRGARVLVRTW
- a CDS encoding SDR family oxidoreductase, with the protein product MHIVIAGGHGKIARRLTRLLSARGDNVTGLIRNPDHADDLRADGAEPVVCDLEHASVDEVAGHLGGADAALFAAGAGPGSGVARKQTVDRNAAILLADAAERAGVRRFLVISSMGADSPPPPGTDPVFAAYLKAKGEADADIASRPGLDWTILRPGTLTDDPGSGRVTLAEHTGRGQVPRDDVAAVLAALLHEPRTAGRILELISGTTPVEEAVRAVAGG